One Desulfovermiculus halophilus DSM 18834 DNA window includes the following coding sequences:
- a CDS encoding 4Fe-4S binding protein: MTQADTKQAVGAVLVVGGGITGMQSALDLADSGYHVYLVEKSPAIGGTMAQLDKTFPTNDCSMUIISPKLVEVGRHENIEVLTLSEVLSLEGEEGDFTATVKSAPRYVDMDKCIACGLCAEKCPAKTEDEFEEGLSRRKAIYLPYPQAVPLKYVIDHDRCIYFKKGKCRACEKYCPTGAINFEDQETTRTLEVGSVILSGGMQTYDPSGVDVYGYDRFPNVVTSLEFERILAAGGPTEGHVVRISDREPATRIAWLQCIGSRDQNRTANEYCSGVCCMYAIKEAVMAKEHVGQDFQPSIFFMDMRTSGKDFEKYYTKAQDEGVRFVRSRVHTITQADESGTMRLSYATEDGRLITEDFDLVVLSVGMEAADSAVQTARNLGVDIDPYRFVQTDDFNPVAASRPGVYVAGVLQGCKDIPQSVMEASAAASCAGSTLAGVRGTQVTEKSFPQERDVSGEEPRIGVFVCNCGTNIGGIADVPAIAEYAKSLPGVAYVEENQFTCSQDTQEKMAQTIRDQNLNRVVVAACTPRTHEPLFQETIRGSGLNSYLFEMANIRNQCTWVHSRDHARATAKAKDMVRMAVAKASRLEPIPDIAVDIVKSALVVGGGLAGMTSALALADQGFPVTLVEKEQELGGAAREVNHTWRGADVAQALSKYRDKIAEHPRIEVLTGSQIQTAGGYVGNFQTTIATPQGTKDIDHGVTVLATGGRAADTQEYLYGQSDRVSKWHELENKQEAIQAANCVAFIQCVGSRDENRPYCSHICCSSSLSQAIAIKEADPGKQVVIIYRDIRTPGEKELLYKKARQLGVIFIRYDLEHKPEVTETDQGLEIEVFDPVLQQKVIVQADLLNLATAIEPHPTRDLASVLKLPVNDENFFMEAHAKLRPVEFASDGIFVCGLAHYPKAIEESIAQAQAASSRAMTILAKSQVQISPLISQIDQSKCIGCGLCVEICPFGAIKAEEIEEGVTRAVNIPASCKGCGLCAASCPQHAIDMLHFRDAQIEASIEAAV, translated from the coding sequence ATGACGCAAGCGGATACCAAACAGGCCGTTGGCGCGGTCCTTGTTGTCGGCGGCGGGATCACCGGGATGCAGAGCGCCCTCGATCTGGCCGATTCCGGATATCACGTCTACTTGGTGGAGAAGTCCCCGGCCATCGGGGGAACCATGGCCCAGCTGGACAAGACCTTCCCCACCAACGACTGCTCGATGTGAATCATCTCCCCCAAACTGGTCGAGGTCGGCCGGCACGAAAACATCGAGGTTTTGACTCTGTCCGAGGTCCTTTCCCTGGAGGGAGAGGAGGGCGATTTCACGGCAACAGTGAAGTCCGCGCCCAGATACGTGGACATGGACAAGTGCATTGCCTGCGGGCTGTGCGCTGAGAAATGTCCGGCCAAGACCGAGGACGAGTTCGAGGAAGGACTGTCCAGGCGCAAGGCCATCTATCTGCCCTATCCCCAGGCCGTGCCCTTGAAATACGTCATCGACCATGACCGATGCATCTATTTCAAGAAAGGCAAATGCCGGGCCTGTGAAAAATACTGCCCCACAGGGGCCATCAACTTTGAGGACCAGGAAACCACCCGCACCCTGGAGGTCGGTTCGGTTATCCTCAGTGGCGGGATGCAGACCTACGATCCCTCCGGAGTGGACGTTTACGGCTACGACCGATTTCCCAACGTGGTCACCTCCCTGGAGTTCGAACGCATCCTGGCTGCCGGCGGACCGACTGAAGGACACGTAGTCCGGATTAGCGACCGGGAACCGGCCACACGCATCGCCTGGCTGCAATGCATCGGGTCCCGGGATCAAAACCGGACGGCCAACGAGTACTGCTCCGGTGTCTGCTGCATGTACGCCATCAAAGAGGCGGTCATGGCCAAGGAGCACGTGGGCCAGGACTTTCAGCCCTCCATCTTTTTTATGGACATGCGGACCTCGGGCAAGGACTTTGAGAAGTACTACACCAAGGCCCAGGATGAAGGGGTACGCTTCGTCCGTTCCCGGGTGCATACCATCACCCAGGCCGACGAGTCCGGGACCATGCGCCTGTCCTACGCCACTGAAGACGGACGTCTGATTACCGAAGACTTCGATCTGGTGGTCCTCTCCGTGGGCATGGAGGCCGCAGACTCTGCGGTGCAGACCGCCCGGAATCTGGGGGTGGACATCGATCCCTACCGCTTTGTGCAGACTGACGACTTCAACCCGGTGGCAGCATCCAGGCCCGGGGTGTACGTGGCCGGCGTCCTCCAGGGGTGCAAGGACATCCCCCAGAGTGTTATGGAGGCCAGTGCAGCAGCCAGCTGCGCCGGTTCCACCCTGGCCGGGGTCAGGGGAACCCAGGTCACGGAAAAGAGCTTTCCCCAGGAGCGGGACGTGAGCGGGGAAGAGCCCAGGATCGGGGTCTTTGTCTGCAACTGCGGAACGAACATCGGAGGCATCGCAGATGTCCCGGCCATTGCCGAGTACGCCAAGTCCCTGCCCGGCGTGGCTTATGTGGAGGAAAATCAGTTCACCTGCTCTCAAGATACCCAGGAAAAGATGGCCCAGACCATCCGGGACCAGAACCTGAACAGGGTGGTTGTCGCCGCCTGCACCCCCCGGACCCATGAACCACTGTTCCAGGAGACCATCCGCGGCTCGGGGCTGAACTCCTATCTGTTCGAGATGGCCAATATCCGCAATCAATGCACCTGGGTCCATTCCCGGGATCATGCGAGGGCCACGGCCAAAGCCAAGGACATGGTCCGCATGGCGGTGGCCAAGGCCTCCAGGCTGGAACCAATTCCAGACATCGCCGTGGACATCGTCAAGAGCGCCCTGGTCGTCGGCGGCGGACTGGCCGGGATGACCTCGGCGTTGGCCCTGGCCGATCAGGGCTTTCCGGTTACCCTGGTGGAGAAGGAGCAGGAACTGGGCGGTGCGGCTCGTGAGGTAAACCATACCTGGAGGGGCGCGGACGTCGCCCAGGCCCTGTCCAAATACCGGGATAAGATTGCCGAACATCCCCGGATCGAGGTCCTGACCGGTTCACAGATCCAAACCGCCGGTGGGTATGTCGGCAACTTCCAGACCACCATCGCAACCCCCCAGGGGACCAAGGACATCGATCACGGGGTGACGGTCCTGGCCACCGGAGGCAGAGCCGCTGATACTCAGGAATACCTGTACGGACAGTCGGACCGGGTCAGCAAATGGCACGAGCTGGAGAACAAGCAGGAGGCCATCCAGGCCGCAAACTGCGTGGCCTTTATCCAGTGCGTTGGGTCCAGGGACGAGAATCGTCCCTACTGCTCCCATATCTGCTGTTCCAGCTCCCTGAGCCAGGCCATCGCCATTAAGGAGGCCGATCCCGGCAAACAGGTGGTCATCATCTACCGGGACATCCGGACCCCTGGAGAAAAGGAGCTCTTGTATAAAAAGGCCCGTCAGCTGGGGGTTATCTTTATCCGCTACGACCTGGAACACAAGCCCGAGGTCACTGAAACGGACCAGGGGCTGGAGATCGAGGTCTTCGATCCGGTCCTGCAGCAAAAGGTCATAGTCCAGGCCGATCTCCTGAACCTGGCCACGGCCATCGAGCCCCATCCCACCCGGGACCTGGCCTCTGTGCTCAAGCTCCCGGTCAACGACGAGAACTTCTTTATGGAGGCCCATGCCAAGCTGCGGCCGGTTGAGTTCGCCTCGGACGGAATCTTCGTCTGCGGCCTGGCCCACTACCCCAAGGCCATAGAGGAATCCATCGCCCAGGCCCAGGCGGCGTCCTCCCGGGCCATGACCATCCTGGCCAAGAGCCAGGTACAGATCTCTCCGCTCATCTCCCAGATCGACCAATCCAAATGCATCGGCTGCGGGTTGTGCGTGGAGATCTGCCCCTTCGGAGCCATCAAGGCCGAGGAGATTGAAGAGGGCGTCACCCGGGCGGTGAACATTCCGGCATCCTGCAAGGGCTGCGGCCTGTGCGCCGCCAGCTGCCCCCAGCATGCCATCGACATGCTCCACTTCCGGGATGCCCAGATCGAAGCCTCGATTGAGGCGGCAGTTTAA
- a CDS encoding FAD-dependent oxidoreductase: MSKHVVIVGAVALGPKVASRLMRCAPDTKITLLDRDRLISYGGCGIPYFVGGDVSEISELRKTMYHMERNESFFKNVKHFQVLTGQEVVSINRKDKSVVYRDVDSGQEASMDYDQLVLATGTTPVLPPLPGADLPGVFTVSNLHHAQAIKNKLAQGEIESAVVVGGGAIGLEMAEAFADLWGVETTVVEMMDHVLPAALGPDTAGLVHKQLEDNDVRVMCKTKVTEVVGDADTGVQAVRTSEGDIPCQAVIFSVGVRPSTKLAQDAGLTIGPFGGIAVNARLRTSDPNIYAGGDCIEQRHLISGENLIMPLGSLANRQGRVIANNIAGGNDQFPGVIGNFCVKVFDIGVARAGLTMAQAEQAGFDPEYALVVQPDRAHFYPTSNIMIMKLIADRSTRQVLGVEALGPNGDAVKARVDAVGALLPHRVRLDEISNLEVCYSPPFSLAMDIVNVAGNVLQNIIDGYNRPIFPQELLRVFPEQKGVVLDVRAPDQAQPGRDKYGDRWMNIPLEQVPDRISEVPADIPVYVYCNTGTRSYEVQRFLNGQGFDNVRGVQGSYAVMRDLDPEFDPRKDGEI; this comes from the coding sequence ATGAGCAAGCATGTGGTGATAGTCGGAGCGGTGGCCCTGGGACCGAAGGTGGCCTCCAGACTCATGCGCTGCGCCCCGGACACGAAAATAACCCTCTTGGACCGGGACAGGCTTATCTCCTACGGAGGCTGCGGCATACCCTATTTTGTCGGCGGCGATGTCTCCGAAATCAGCGAATTGCGCAAGACCATGTATCACATGGAGCGCAACGAGTCCTTTTTTAAGAACGTCAAGCATTTTCAGGTCCTGACCGGGCAAGAGGTCGTGTCCATCAACCGAAAGGACAAGTCCGTTGTCTACCGGGACGTGGACAGCGGCCAGGAAGCGTCCATGGACTATGACCAACTGGTCCTGGCCACGGGCACCACTCCGGTCCTGCCCCCTCTGCCCGGTGCGGATCTGCCCGGGGTATTCACAGTCTCCAACCTCCATCACGCCCAGGCCATCAAGAACAAGCTGGCTCAGGGCGAAATCGAGTCCGCGGTTGTGGTCGGCGGGGGGGCCATCGGCCTGGAGATGGCCGAGGCCTTTGCCGACCTGTGGGGGGTGGAGACAACGGTCGTGGAGATGATGGACCACGTCCTGCCCGCTGCCTTGGGGCCGGACACGGCCGGGCTTGTGCACAAGCAGCTGGAAGACAACGACGTCCGGGTGATGTGCAAGACCAAGGTCACTGAGGTGGTCGGCGATGCGGACACCGGGGTGCAGGCCGTTCGGACTTCCGAAGGGGACATCCCCTGTCAGGCCGTGATCTTTAGCGTCGGAGTCCGGCCCAGCACCAAGCTGGCCCAAGATGCCGGCCTGACCATCGGTCCTTTCGGGGGCATTGCGGTCAATGCCCGTCTGCGCACCTCTGATCCTAATATTTACGCCGGGGGGGACTGCATTGAGCAGCGCCACCTGATCAGCGGGGAAAACCTGATCATGCCCCTGGGATCACTGGCCAACCGGCAGGGGCGGGTCATCGCCAACAACATCGCCGGAGGAAACGATCAGTTCCCCGGAGTCATCGGCAACTTCTGCGTCAAGGTGTTTGACATCGGCGTGGCCCGGGCCGGCCTGACCATGGCCCAGGCCGAACAGGCCGGGTTCGATCCGGAGTACGCCCTGGTGGTCCAGCCGGACAGGGCCCACTTTTACCCCACCTCGAACATCATGATCATGAAGCTCATAGCCGACCGATCCACCAGGCAAGTGCTGGGGGTTGAGGCCCTGGGTCCAAATGGGGACGCGGTCAAGGCCAGGGTGGACGCAGTGGGCGCCCTTTTGCCCCACCGGGTGCGCCTGGACGAGATCTCCAATCTGGAAGTATGCTACTCTCCGCCCTTTTCCTTGGCCATGGACATTGTCAATGTGGCCGGCAACGTGCTGCAGAACATCATCGACGGCTACAACCGTCCGATCTTTCCCCAGGAGCTTCTGCGCGTCTTTCCGGAGCAGAAAGGAGTGGTCCTGGACGTTCGGGCCCCGGATCAGGCCCAGCCCGGCCGGGACAAATACGGGGACCGGTGGATGAACATCCCCTTGGAGCAGGTCCCGGACCGGATCTCGGAAGTCCCTGCGGACATTCCGGTCTATGTGTACTGCAACACCGGAACCAGATCCTACGAAGTACAGCGCTTTTTGAATGGACAAGGATTTGACAATGTTCGCGGGGTCCAGGGGTCATATGCAGTGATGCGGGACCTGGATCCGGAGTTTGATCCCCGGAAGGACGGCGAAATTTAG
- a CDS encoding (Fe-S)-binding protein yields MAEAALRIGGQPKQTSFMEKVMEVLPEGGNLNLCLTCGACSSGCPATGLEDMDPRKFLRMAALGLDEVTKSGWVWCCTQCRRCVHACPMNIDIPRLVYAARASWPRDERPKGIRGSCDAALNTEGASAMGASSDDFKFVVEDVLEEVREDQPQFKDMQVPINKEGATYFLNQNSREPVTEPDEMVPLWKILHTAGCDWTYGTIGWAAENYCMFLSDDEAWEKIVRDKAKAVDDLGCKYWLNTEUGHEMYAVREGLRKFDIPHNFEIESIINLYARWIREGKLPVSSDWNKDIKAKFTVQDPCQLVRKSFGDPIAEELRFVVKSVVGEENFVDMQPNRSNNFCCGGGGGFLQATGYGDQRRQYGKIKYDQIIATGADYCITPCHNCHSQIHDLSEHFGAHFPVVHLWTLIALSCGFLGENEREYLGEDLCNCGL; encoded by the coding sequence ATGGCGGAAGCTGCTCTGAGGATTGGAGGTCAGCCCAAACAGACCTCCTTCATGGAAAAAGTCATGGAGGTCTTGCCCGAGGGCGGGAATCTCAATCTGTGCCTCACCTGCGGGGCCTGCTCGTCCGGCTGCCCGGCTACCGGACTGGAAGACATGGATCCGCGCAAGTTCCTGCGCATGGCGGCCCTGGGCCTGGACGAAGTGACCAAGTCCGGCTGGGTCTGGTGCTGCACCCAATGCCGTCGCTGCGTTCACGCCTGCCCCATGAATATCGACATCCCCCGCCTGGTGTACGCCGCCCGGGCTTCCTGGCCCAGAGACGAGCGGCCCAAGGGCATCCGCGGTTCCTGTGACGCGGCCTTGAACACCGAAGGGGCCAGCGCCATGGGCGCCTCGTCCGACGACTTTAAGTTCGTGGTCGAAGACGTCCTGGAGGAGGTCCGCGAGGACCAGCCTCAGTTCAAGGACATGCAGGTCCCGATCAACAAGGAAGGGGCCACCTACTTTCTGAACCAGAACTCCAGAGAGCCGGTGACCGAACCGGATGAAATGGTCCCCTTGTGGAAGATCCTGCACACGGCCGGCTGCGACTGGACATACGGCACCATCGGATGGGCTGCGGAAAACTACTGCATGTTCCTGTCCGACGATGAGGCCTGGGAGAAAATCGTCCGGGACAAGGCCAAGGCGGTGGACGATCTTGGCTGCAAGTACTGGCTGAACACGGAGTGAGGCCACGAGATGTACGCGGTCCGGGAGGGACTGCGCAAGTTCGATATTCCGCACAACTTTGAGATCGAATCCATCATCAATCTCTACGCCCGCTGGATCCGGGAGGGCAAGCTGCCGGTAAGCTCGGATTGGAACAAGGATATCAAGGCCAAGTTCACGGTTCAGGATCCGTGTCAGCTGGTCCGCAAGTCCTTTGGCGATCCCATTGCCGAAGAGCTCAGGTTCGTGGTCAAGTCCGTGGTCGGGGAAGAAAACTTCGTCGACATGCAGCCGAACAGGTCCAACAACTTCTGTTGCGGCGGCGGAGGCGGCTTTCTCCAGGCTACTGGCTACGGTGATCAGCGCCGGCAGTACGGAAAGATCAAATACGACCAGATCATCGCCACCGGTGCCGATTACTGCATCACTCCCTGCCACAACTGCCACTCCCAGATTCATGACCTCAGCGAGCACTTCGGCGCCCATTTTCCCGTGGTCCATCTATGGACCCTCATTGCTCTCTCCTGCGGTTTCCTCGGGGAGAATGAGCGGGAGTATCTGGGCGAAGACCTATGCAACTGCGGTCTGTAA